The Anomaloglossus baeobatrachus isolate aAnoBae1 unplaced genomic scaffold, aAnoBae1.hap1 Scaffold_4512, whole genome shotgun sequence DNA segment AATTTTCAGGGCTTAGGGTCGGCAGATATGGTAGAGCCTGGTAAGATAATGCAGGAAAATATTGTCACCTTCCTAAATTTCTGCTCCTCTATTTAACAGGATCGACATGGAGTTAAACAGCAGCAACATGATAACCGTCTTGTCCGGCACCAAGGGAACGTTTTTGAAGAACCGCACCGAGGATCTTGAAACTTGCTTTCTACCTGAAAATGCTGAATGGGTCTTCACCTACCAACCCATCTACATGTGGTTCATCTTCATCTTCGGCTTCATAGAGAACCTATTTGTCATCTTGGTATTTATCCTTCATAAGAGCCGCTGCACAGTAGCTGAGATCTACCTGGGTAACATGGCAGTTGCCGATCTGATTTTTGTCAGCGGCTTACCCTTCTGGGCAATATTTATCTCGAATAGGTTTGCCTGGCCCTTCGGGGGTTTCATGTGTGTGGCTGTCAACTCTTTGATTCAACTCAACTTTTACAGCAGCATCTACTTCCTGATGATGGTCAGTTTTGACCGGTATCTGGCTCTGGTGAAGACCATGTCCGTCGGTCGGATGAGAAGACCTGGGTGTGCCAAAATAAACTGCGCCATCATTTGGATTTTTGCAGTAGCAGTAAGCTTGCCAAAGGTGGTGTTCCGAAAGGTTGACTTTGTCCCAGCCTTCAATGCCACGTCCTGTATCATCGCACCCCCTTCTGAAAGCTGGAACGTGGCCACCAACATCATCACCAATGTGGTTGGCTTCTTGATCCCTTTAATCGTCATCACCTTCTGCACTGTCCAGATCATCGGCGTCCTCCGGAACAATGTCATGCAGCAATTCAAGGAGATTAACAATGAGAAGAAGGCCACATGGCTGGTGCTGTCCGTGCTCTTAGTCTTCGTCCTCTGTTGGCTCCCCTTTCACATTTTCACCTTCATTGACACGTTGGATATGCTCAAGGTCTTCGAAAATTGTGCCGCATCCGTGGCCATTGAGATCGGAAATCAGATTTCTACCTATATCGCTTACAGCAACAGTTGCATCAACCCCCTGCTCTACGTCATGGTTGGCAATCATTTTCGGAAAAAGGCGAAGGAGGTCTACCGGCAACTTGACACCAAGATTACATCCCACAGAAAGGAGTCTGTGCCCATGAACTACTCGGGGGTCACCGCACGGACCTCCATTTCTATGGGGCAACAAAATCTAATCAAGCAGTGAAACGCGTCAGCTCTGTCCAGAGGGGGCTGATTGACTTTTAAACATGTCCGGAATAAGCTGCCCTTATTTATTTCTACGTCTTGTCTTCCGAACTGACACTCGCATTTGCCAGCTGTTTCAGTTGGGCTGCCTTATTGGGTAGGACACGGGTACGTCCCAATTAGGGGAAAGttaattttatttatgtttttattagGTCGTCTGGGACGCTCCATTACATGGTGAAAGCACGATCTGTGGAATCGGTGCACACCACTCACGTGATATTTATAATGCTTCCTTTTAAAGGGGAAGGTTGTATAACTTAAAGGGATGTGGTGATCTTCTCCTTCTTACCGATCCTCTGCCAATCTCATCCTGATGCTTTCTGGGTCTATGCAGTTTTCTATACCAGTTTTAGTgcctagaaaacccctttaatgtagaCTGAACCCTAAAGCAAAGATCATCTAGAATTTGTATCATTTGTGTCTGATGTATATGTAATAAAGGACTGTGggatgtatacagtatatgggggATATATAATGTCCATCATCCGCAGCCTTCTGCGCACTTCAGTATCTAATTCCTGATGTCATTACCTCATTAGATAATAAACGTGGAGTTTTACAGATTCCTTGTGTGCGATTACTGTGATGTCCTATGAAGCACCGTATTGCGGCACATTTATGCGCACTGACACTCCATTTGCATTGGGGTTTTCAAAGCCCCATTTTTTGGGATTAGTGAGGGTCCCAGCAGTCGAATCGCTAGTGGTCAGAAAAAGCAGGAAAAGTGGACAGCAagcctggtattatcaggctgggaaggaccatggttatttggcccttcccagtctcaaaatagcagcccgcagccaccccagaagtagtgcatgcattagatgctaaaattctggtgctttgccagcccttcccgattgctctggtgcgatggcaatcagcgCACTGGttcatggggttgataccagctgtgaatTGACCGCTGCCAtaaagcccagaggttagtaatagagaggcatcTAACAGatactccccattactaacctg contains these protein-coding regions:
- the LOC142280468 gene encoding B2 bradykinin receptor-like, giving the protein MELNSSNMITVLSGTKGTFLKNRTEDLETCFLPENAEWVFTYQPIYMWFIFIFGFIENLFVILVFILHKSRCTVAEIYLGNMAVADLIFVSGLPFWAIFISNRFAWPFGGFMCVAVNSLIQLNFYSSIYFLMMVSFDRYLALVKTMSVGRMRRPGCAKINCAIIWIFAVAVSLPKVVFRKVDFVPAFNATSCIIAPPSESWNVATNIITNVVGFLIPLIVITFCTVQIIGVLRNNVMQQFKEINNEKKATWLVLSVLLVFVLCWLPFHIFTFIDTLDMLKVFENCAASVAIEIGNQISTYIAYSNSCINPLLYVMVGNHFRKKAKEVYRQLDTKITSHRKESVPMNYSGVTARTSISMGQQNLIKQ